The nucleotide window CTTCAGCGCAAGGTTGCCCAGGACGCCGGGTCGAAGCCGACCAGCCAGCGGTCGCCATCGTGATAGATCGGCCGCGTGATCGCCGACGGATTGTCCATGAGCACGGCGAGCGCCCCGGCCTCGCCGGCGGCTCGAGCTTTCGCCTCGTCCGGCAGCTTGCGCCAGGTGGTCCCGCGCGTGTTGACCACCGCTTCCCATCCGAAGGCCTCGAAGAAGGCCCTCAACAGGCCTTCGTCGACGCCGGCCTTCTTGTAGTCGTGAAAGGTGTAGGCGATGCCGTTCTCGTCGAGAAAACGGCGAGCCTTCTTCACCGTGTCGCAATTGGCTATACCGTAGAGCATGGCGGCCATGGTCAGGGTTCCTGACAGGAGGGGTTGGCGAGACATCGCCAAGGGT belongs to Stappia indica and includes:
- a CDS encoding ArsC family reductase, with product MAAMLYGIANCDTVKKARRFLDENGIAYTFHDYKKAGVDEGLLRAFFEAFGWEAVVNTRGTTWRKLPDEAKARAAGEAGALAVLMDNPSAITRPIYHDGDRWLVGFDPASWATLR